In Sinorhizobium numidicum, the following proteins share a genomic window:
- a CDS encoding CPBP family intramembrane glutamic endopeptidase gives MAWLAVQALVIVVLFAPMSVSVETFASHALPVSLAAIASVPAELAVIWLAVRLRGWRFADYLALVWPDRRFLILGLFCIAVLLPLIDLSSYLSGQSIVPDFMRDLYRTARRSNTIWLLAIAVIVAAPLAEELVFRGFMFRGLLSARVGAWGAILIPSTIWTGMHIQYSPFYLMQILALGLLFGWLRWRSGSTALPLVLHAIVNLGSLIEVAFIVEGLS, from the coding sequence GTGGCCTGGCTGGCGGTGCAGGCGCTGGTCATTGTTGTCTTGTTCGCTCCAATGAGTGTCTCAGTTGAAACATTCGCTTCACATGCGCTGCCTGTCTCGCTGGCGGCGATTGCGTCGGTGCCGGCCGAACTTGCCGTAATCTGGCTAGCGGTGCGGCTGAGAGGGTGGCGCTTCGCGGACTACCTGGCTCTGGTGTGGCCGGATCGGCGTTTTCTCATTCTGGGGCTGTTTTGCATCGCCGTATTGCTGCCACTGATCGATCTGTCGTCCTATCTGAGCGGGCAGTCGATTGTGCCCGACTTCATGCGGGACCTGTATCGCACCGCCCGCCGCTCGAACACAATCTGGCTGCTGGCGATCGCTGTGATCGTCGCCGCGCCGTTGGCTGAAGAACTTGTGTTCCGAGGGTTCATGTTTCGCGGTCTGCTGTCGGCCCGCGTCGGCGCTTGGGGTGCGATTCTGATCCCATCAACCATTTGGACGGGAATGCATATTCAATACAGTCCGTTTTATCTCATGCAAATACTTGCGCTCGGGCTGCTTTTCGGCTGGCTGCGTTGGCGCTCGGGATCGACTGCATTGCCGCTGGTTTTGCATGCCATTGTCAATCTGGGCTCGCTGATTGAGGTTGCTTTTATCGTGGAAGGCCTCTCGTGA
- a CDS encoding SRPBCC family protein, translated as MQESLVVRREARIPAPPAAVFALLTDPEKILRWMGTEAEIEPQPGGLYLVNVTGARFARGSFREVVPVHRLAYSFGWDGSEVVPPGSSLVEIDLIEQPDGTLLRLTHTGLPNAEQCAGHAEGWAHYLERLAEVAAGRDLGPDPWLGRV; from the coding sequence ATGCAAGAGTCCCTCGTCGTCCGCCGCGAGGCGCGCATCCCGGCGCCGCCGGCCGCGGTGTTTGCCCTCCTGACCGATCCAGAGAAGATTCTGCGCTGGATGGGAACGGAGGCAGAGATCGAGCCGCAGCCTGGCGGACTCTATCTCGTCAACGTCACTGGCGCTCGTTTTGCTCGCGGCTCCTTTCGCGAGGTGGTGCCGGTGCACCGCCTGGCCTACAGCTTCGGCTGGGACGGCAGCGAGGTGGTGCCGCCGGGGTCGAGTCTGGTCGAGATCGATCTGATCGAGCAGCCGGACGGAACGCTGCTGCGCCTGACCCACACCGGCCTGCCGAATGCCGAACAGTGCGCCGGCCATGCGGAAGGGTGGGCTCATTACCTCGAGCGGCTGGCCGAGGTTGCAGCCGGGCGCGACCTTGGGCCGGACCCCTGGCTTGGCAGGGTGTGA
- a CDS encoding amino acid permease — translation MADDNKQHEGGVIYHIPGQEYFDLRGLRRHAGVFSLWALGVGAVISGDFSGWNLGFAVGGWGGMFIGTILITIMFLGLTYSIAEMSPALPHTGGAYSFARTAFGPWGGFITGVAENIEYVLTPAVIVFFIGAYLTGIFETPRNFQPIWWLVGYIIFVGLNMRGVELSFTVTAIVTLIALAILVFFFVSAIPFIDFGKYAMNIGVDPATGTAVELPDGGGPFLPLGIYGVLASMPFAVWLFLAIEQLPLAAEESVDPKRDMPRGIMLGMFTLIATGFLVLIINPAIPNGAYKLGSSGEPILDGFRAIYGAGWAKILALFAVAGLIASFHAIIFAFGRQIYSLSRAGYFPHFLSVTHGQHKTPNTALIAGSLVGFLVMLAVWFTQGGEQAGSFIGGVLLNMAVFGAMFSYLLQGLTFIQLRRAFPNIERPYRSPFGIPGAVLTVAIALVTIFFQLTDPLYQRGIIGVAIWYALAIVYFAAYGRKTLVYSPEEEFAVKQREGAASM, via the coding sequence ATGGCCGACGATAACAAGCAGCATGAAGGCGGAGTAATCTACCACATACCCGGTCAGGAGTATTTCGACCTACGCGGATTACGGCGTCACGCCGGCGTCTTCTCGCTTTGGGCTCTTGGCGTTGGCGCGGTCATATCCGGTGACTTCTCCGGCTGGAATCTCGGCTTTGCCGTCGGCGGTTGGGGTGGCATGTTCATTGGCACCATCCTGATCACTATTATGTTTCTCGGCCTCACTTACTCCATCGCCGAAATGAGTCCGGCCCTACCGCATACGGGCGGCGCCTATTCCTTTGCGCGGACGGCTTTCGGGCCCTGGGGCGGGTTTATCACCGGGGTGGCGGAAAATATCGAGTATGTGCTCACTCCGGCGGTCATAGTGTTCTTCATTGGGGCTTATTTGACCGGGATTTTCGAGACGCCGCGAAACTTCCAGCCTATCTGGTGGCTGGTCGGTTACATCATTTTCGTCGGTCTCAACATGCGCGGCGTAGAGCTGTCGTTCACCGTCACGGCGATCGTCACGTTAATCGCGCTCGCCATCCTCGTCTTCTTCTTCGTGAGTGCGATCCCGTTCATCGATTTCGGCAAATATGCAATGAACATCGGCGTCGATCCGGCGACCGGTACAGCCGTTGAGCTTCCGGACGGCGGCGGTCCGTTCCTGCCATTGGGCATCTATGGCGTGCTGGCCTCGATGCCCTTCGCCGTCTGGCTGTTTCTGGCCATAGAGCAACTGCCGCTCGCCGCCGAAGAATCGGTTGATCCGAAACGCGATATGCCAAGGGGCATCATGCTCGGCATGTTTACGCTGATTGCAACCGGCTTCCTGGTGCTGATCATCAATCCGGCCATTCCGAACGGCGCGTACAAGCTCGGTTCGTCAGGCGAACCTATTCTTGACGGCTTCCGTGCCATCTATGGAGCGGGCTGGGCGAAAATCCTCGCGCTGTTTGCAGTCGCCGGTTTGATCGCCAGCTTCCACGCCATAATCTTCGCTTTCGGTCGACAGATTTATTCGCTGTCGCGCGCCGGCTACTTCCCGCATTTTCTGTCGGTGACCCATGGCCAGCACAAGACGCCCAACACAGCGCTGATTGCCGGCTCGCTGGTCGGGTTCCTCGTGATGCTGGCGGTCTGGTTCACCCAAGGCGGCGAGCAGGCCGGTTCCTTCATCGGCGGCGTGCTTTTAAACATGGCCGTGTTCGGCGCGATGTTCTCCTACTTGCTGCAGGGGCTGACTTTCATTCAGCTGAGACGCGCTTTTCCGAATATCGAGCGGCCGTACCGCAGCCCGTTCGGCATACCGGGCGCGGTGCTCACCGTCGCCATTGCGCTGGTCACGATCTTCTTCCAGCTCACCGATCCACTTTATCAGAGAGGCATTATCGGGGTGGCAATCTGGTATGCCCTCGCGATCGTCTACTTCGCCGCCTACGGCCGCAAGACACTCGTATATTCGCCGGAAGAGGAGTTTGCGGTTAAGCAGCGCGAAGGCGCGGCCTCCATGTGA